One genomic region from Anguilla rostrata isolate EN2019 chromosome 2, ASM1855537v3, whole genome shotgun sequence encodes:
- the LOC135249236 gene encoding proline-rich transmembrane protein 2-like, which yields MSLNNKSMQPTLDPNTVSAGLREGQGPQDQEGKGQHEEACSPSSVTSHPGTEEHQILLPAKESAPDRAPHGEVPPKGKVVVVDEKMENSNGICPAPANITSPSSVPSPARHPHAKSYSHKGRVRAGSRSGLLGHVTASPRPSLSHHPSIASSSPGDRAKPRDYLVLAILACFCPAWPINIVGFAYSVMSRNSLQQGNVDGARRLGRVAKLLSVASLVGGVVIIACMVTWGIQLKS from the exons ATGTCTTTGAACAACAAAAGCATGCAACCCACCCTTGATCCCAACACTGTCTCCGCTGGACTGAGGGAGGGACAAGGACCACAAGACCAAGAGGGAAAGGGACAACACGAGGAAGCATGCAGCCCCAGCTCTGTCACCTCTCACCCAGGGACAGAGGAGCACCAGATTCTTCTTCCTGCCAAAGAGTCGGCCCCTGACCGTGCCCCTCATGGAGAGGTCCCGCCCAAAGGGAAAGTGGTTGTTGTCGATGAGAAGATGGAGAACA GCAATGGGATTTGCCCTGCCCCTGCAAATATTACTTCACcctcctctgtcccctcccctgCTCGGCACCCGCATGCCAAATCCTATTCTCACAAGGGAAGGGTTAGGGCTGGCAGTCGGTCTGGCTTacttggtcatgtgactgcatcGCCACGCCCTTCCCTGTCTCATCATCCCAGCATTGCTTCTAGCAGCCCTGGCGATAGGGCCAAGCCCAGGGACTACCTGGTCTTGGCCATCCTGGCCTGCTTCTGCCCTGCATGGCCTATCAACATAGTGGGATTTGCTTACTCTGTCATG tcCAGGAACAGTCTGCAGCAGGGTAATGTGGACGGGGCGCGACGTCTGGGCCGGGTGGCCAAGCTGCTTTCTGTGGCCTCTCTGGTGGGAGGAGTCGTCATTATTGCCTGCATGGTCACCTGGGGAA TTCAATTGAAATCCTGA